In a genomic window of Borrelia maritima:
- a CDS encoding TatD family hydrolase, producing MNHCLLETEKSIFFDKLIDTHVHFYELKKRSLDVNYIINECFKNGFSYFLDIGLHPSDFDNRKNLLSPYSNIFLTAGIHPLNLSDNFKQDINHLEKILISENVVAVGEIGLDYFKSDDKKFQIKVFEEQLYLADRYKKPVILHIRDAYDDAYNVVRSLNFLNRGILHCYSGTYEHAKKFIDLGFKVSFSGNITFKNAQALRILVGKLNINDLLIETDSPFLAPVPLRGKINSPLFLGYVCLEIARIKNCSANDIAIALYNSFKDLLLLH from the coding sequence ATAAACCACTGCTTGCTTGAAACTGAAAAATCTATTTTTTTTGATAAATTAATAGATACCCATGTTCATTTTTATGAATTAAAAAAAAGATCTTTGGATGTCAATTATATTATTAACGAATGTTTTAAAAACGGCTTTTCTTATTTTCTTGATATTGGTTTGCATCCTAGCGATTTTGATAATAGAAAAAATCTTTTAAGCCCCTATTCTAATATATTTTTAACAGCAGGCATTCATCCTTTAAATTTAAGCGATAATTTTAAACAGGATATTAATCACCTTGAAAAAATTTTGATTAGTGAAAATGTTGTTGCTGTTGGCGAGATAGGGCTTGATTATTTTAAATCAGATGACAAGAAATTTCAAATTAAAGTTTTTGAAGAGCAATTGTATTTGGCTGATAGATATAAAAAGCCGGTTATTTTACACATAAGAGATGCCTATGATGATGCCTATAATGTTGTAAGGTCTTTAAATTTTTTAAATAGGGGTATATTACATTGTTATTCGGGAACCTATGAGCATGCTAAAAAATTTATTGATTTAGGCTTTAAAGTTTCTTTTTCGGGCAATATAACTTTTAAAAATGCTCAAGCTTTAAGGATTCTTGTTGGCAAATTAAATATTAACGATCTTTTAATAGAAACAGACAGTCCCTTTTTAGCTCCAGTTCCATTAAGAGGTAAAATAAATTCACCCTTGTTTTTAGGATATGTGTGTCTTGAGATTGCAAGGATCAAAAATTGTTCTGCTAATGATATTGCTATTGCTTTATACAATAGTTTTAAAGATCTTTTATTGTTGCATTAA